The Stigmatella erecta sequence TACGCCGGCGTGGAAGGTGGCGCAGGCGCAGCTCCTGGCGCAGTTCAAGGGCTGGTCGCCCCTGATCGCCTTGCAGATCGAGTACTCGCTGCTGGAGCGTACCGTGGAGGGAGAGCTGGTCCCAATGGCACGGGAGCTGGGGTTGGGCATCACCCCGTGGTCGCCGCTCAAGGGCGGAGTGCTCAGCGGCAAGTACACGCGCCAGAACGCGGGAAAGGTGAAGTCCGACCGCGGCATGTGGGTGGAGGGCAACCTCGGCGAGAAGGCCTACGCCATCGTCGAAGTGTTGCAGAATGTGGCCCAGGAGCTGAACTCCACCGTGGCGCGCGTGGCCCTGGCGTGGGTGCAGGGCCGGCCCGGTGTTGCCTCGACCCTCATCGGTGCGCGCACGCTGGAGCAGCTCGACAACAACCTGGGCGCGCTGGACCTGACGCTGACACCGCAGCAGGTGGCGGCCCTGGACGAGGTCTCCACACCGGCGCTCAACTTCCCGGCCGGCCTCCTCCCCAGCGCGCCCATGATCATGCACCCGGGCCTCACGGTGAATGGCATCACCGCGCCGCCCTTCTCCATGGCGCCCCCTTCCGACAAGGAGCGCTGGTAAGGGAGCCCCGCCGGAGCGAATGTCCGCCGGACGTTTGAATCAGGGGGTCCAGGGGGACCCATCCTGAAGGAGGGGGCTGGGCTTGCCGGGACAGAAGGCGGCCCTGTCTCCTCGGCACAGGGCCCCCCCTGAATGGATACGCTTCAGGTGCTGACATCCCACGTTGACTCTGTCACGTCATCGCAGGTGCCGCTCGCTTGGTGAGGACCCCCAACCATGTTGGACATTCCCGGCTACAAGGTTCTGGGCACCATCCGAGCGACTGGCTCGAATGTGCTCTTCCACGCGGTGCGTGAGGCCGATGGCTTGCCCGTCATCCTCAAGACGCCCATGGCGCCCACGCCAGGTCCCAGCGAGCGCGAACGCTACCGCCGGGAATTTGGAATCCTGCAGCGGCTCCGGGGTGTGCGCGGCGTGGCCAAGCCCTATGCCTGTGAGCTCATCCGCGAGCGGCCGGTGCTCCTGCTGGAGAAGATTCAGGGCGAGCCCTTGTCTGAGTTCGTGGCTCAGCCGCTGGGGGTCCCCCGGTGTCTCGCCGTGGCCATCTCCCTGGCCTCGGCCCTGGCGGAGATTCACTGCCGCCATGTCATCCACAAGGACATCAAGCCCTCGAACCTCATTCTCGAGCCCTCCGGCGAGGCGCGGCTCATCGACTTCGGGGCTGCCACGCTGCAAAAGATTGAGCATCTGGATGCCGCGCCTGCCCATCTGATCGAGGGAACGCTTGCGTACATGTCGCCCGAGCAGACGGGGCGGATGAACCGGGCGGTGGACTACCGGACGGACTTCTACTCACTCGGCGTGACGCTCTACGAGCTGCTCACGGGCCAGCGGCCTTTCCAAGGGCGTGATGCGCTCGAGTGGTTCCACGCGCACATGGCTCAGATTCCGAGGCCGCCGCACGAACTCAACCCCAGCGTGCCGCAAGCCTTGACGGCCATTGTGGAGAAGCTGCTGGCCAAGGTGGCCGAGGAGCGTTACCAAAGCGCCGAGGGCTTGAAGGCTGACCTCGAGCAGTGCCGCGAAGGATTGCTCCAGGACACGTTGGAAGGATTCACTCCAGGCGCGCACGATGCCCCTCACCAGTTCCAGCTGCCGCAGCGGCTCTATGGGCGAGAAGCGCAGGTCTCCACGCTGATCCAGGGGTTCGAGCGCGTCATCTCGAGCGGCAAGCCGGAACTCTTCCTGGTCAGTGGCTACTCCGGCATCGGCAAGTCCTCGGTGGTGCATGAGCTGCACAGGCCGGTGGTGCAGCGGCGCGGGTTCTTCCTGAGCGGCAAGTTCGATCAGTTCCAACGGGACATTCCCTACGCGACCCTGGCGCAGGCCATCCGGGGGCTGATGCAGCAGCTCCTGGCGGGAGCGGATGAGGACGTGGCGAAGTGGCGTGAGCGGCTGAATCAGGCGTGGGAGGGCGCTGGCCAGGCGCTCGTGGACTTGGTGCCTCAGCTGGAGGTGTTGGTGGGCGAGCAGCCACCGCTCCAGGCGCTGCCTCCCCGTGAGACGCAGTACCGCTTCCACCGGGTGATCCGCCAGTTCCTGCAGGTGTTCGCCACTCCCGAACACCCGCTCGTGATCTTCCTCGATGATCTGCAGTGGGCAGACCTGGCGAGCCTTCAGCTCATCCAACAGTTGCTGTCCCAGCCGGAGTTCCTCACCGTGCAGTGGATCGGCGCCTACCGCGACAACGAGGTGAGCCCCTCTCACCCGCTGACGCTGGTGTTGAATGAGGTGAGCAAGGCCGGTGCGCGGATCACCCGGATGGGCCTGGAGCCCTTGAGCCTGGCACAGGTTGAGCAGCTGATTGGCGATACGCTCCCGGGAGTGAGGGAGGACATGGCCATCCCCCTCTCTGTCTTGGTACACGAGAAGACCGGCGGCAACCCTTTCTTCCTCCTCCAGTGGATGGTGACGTTGAACCAAGACGGCCTGCTGGTGCGCGAGCCAGGAGGGGGCTGGAGGTGGGATGCCGCAAGCGTTCAGGCCAAGGGCTACTCGGACAATGTTGTCGACTTCATGGTGGGCAAGCTGCGCCAGCTGCCTTCCGGGACGCAGCACCTGTTGAGGCTGGCGGCGTGCGTGGGCAATGACTTCTCACTCCAGATGCTGAGAACACTGGCGGGACTGGAGGAGGTGGGAGACGTGGAGCAAGGGCTCGAGTCCGCGCTCCAGGAAGGCATGCTGGCGCGCACGGGTCCAGAGAAGTACCGCTTCCTCCACGACCGCATCCAGCAGGCGGCCCACGCTCTCATCTCCCAGGCGGAAGGCAGGTCCGTCCACCTGCGCATCGGCCGGTTGCTGCTGAAGAGCCTGCCACCCGAACAGGTGGGCGAGGCGATCTTCGATGTCGTGAGCCAGCTCAACGTGGGGGCGGAGCTGATGGATGATCCGGGGGAGCGCCACCTCGTCGCGCGGCTGAACGCTGAAGCGGGCAGGAAGGCCGCTGCCGCAATGGCGCCCCTGCCTGCCATCACCTACTTCACGGCCGCTTTCGCGCTCATTCCAGGCGACCCATGGGAGACGGATGACGAGCTGGCCTTCAAAGTGCTTTCCTCCCGGGCGAAGTGCGAGCTGCAGTGCGGCAATGCCGCCGGGGCGCGCCAACTGGCGGAGGAGCTCCTCTTAAAGGCACGGACACGTGCGGACACCACCGCCGCCTACTGCCTGAAGAGCACCAGCTGTCTGGTCTCTGGCGAGATTCAGGAGGGGACTGCCTGCATGCTGGAGTGCTTGGCGAAGCTGGGCATGCCCATGTCACAGAACCCCGCCTGGACTGAGGTCTTGGCGGCCCACGAGGAGGTATGGACGCTGCTAGGGGATCGCCCCATCGAGAGCCTCATTGACCTGCCGCCCATGACGGACCCGGACATGAAGATGGTGATGGAGGCGCTCTCCACGGCCTTCACGTCGGCCTACTTTTCCGGCCCCCAATTGCTCATCATCGTCCTGAGCCGGATGGTCTCCCTTACTTTTCGTCACGGTTTCACGGAAACGGCGATGAGAGGACTGGGGTGGTTCGGGGTGCTGACCGGCTTCATGTTCAAGCGGTATCAGGAAGGCACTGCCCTGGGGAGGCTCGCCTACGGCCTCGTCGAGCGGCACAACATGGCCACCTGCCGCGCACAGGTGCTCTCCAGCCTGGAGAACATCAGCTACTGGACCCAACCTTTCTCCGCCGTGCAGGAGATCGCCCTCAGTGGGCTCCACCACGCGCTCCAGCTCGGAGACTTTCAGTCCGCGAGTTTTTTCAGCGTTTCGACCCTGGGGAATCGTCTGGTTTTGGGGCATGCCCTGGATGACATCCACCAGGAGTCGGTCTCGCGCGGTGAGTTCCTGCACAAGGCCGGGTTTCAGGATTGCCAGGACATGCTGCTCATCTACCAGCGCTACGTGCAGCAGTTGCGCGGACACTCGCTCTCCTTCGGTACCCTGAACGGAGAGGGCTTCGAGGAGCAGGCCTTCGAGGCCAGGCTGACCCCCGGGCGCATGCCCCCCCTGCGGTGCATGTACTGGATTGTCAAACTCCAATCGCGCTTCATGTGCGGCGCTTGGGGCGAAGCACGCGAAGCCGCCGGCCGGGCTGCCGGGCTGCTGGGATCCATGACGGGGTCCATCCTCGTCAAGGATTACCACTTCTTCAGCGCCATGACCCTGGCCGCGTGTTTTGACGAGGAAGCACCCGAGAAGCAGCAGCAGTCCTTCAAGGCCATCCTGAGCCATCATCAGCAGCTCGTGGAGTGGGCGGAGCAGTGCGCCGAAAACTTCCGCGCGTTGGAGCGGATGGTGGCCGGTGAGCTGGCCCGTCTCGAGGGGAGGGGGGATGATGCAACGTGTGCTTACGAGGAGGCCATCTGCGCGGCGAGGGAGAGCGGTGCCACCCACTGTGTGGCGCTGGCCAGCGAGCTGGCGGCAAACTTCTGGCGCACGCGGAAGGCGTCCATCGTCTCTCATGCGTTCGCGCGCGAGGCCCGGGCGGCGTATCTGCGATGGGGAGCCCGGGGCAAGGTTCAGCACCTGGATGCTCAGTGGCCGCACATCGAGGCTCCGGTGCCGGCCGACGGCAGCAGTACCAGCAGCACGGAATCGTCCCAAATTGACGCCATCACGGTGGTCAAGAGCCAGCAAGCCATCTCGGGTGAGATTGTCCTGGAGCGGCTGGTGACCACATTGCTCCAGGCAGCCATCGAGAATGCAGGCGCGCAGCGAGGAGCCCTGTTGCTGCCGGGCGGGGATACGCTCTCGGTGGCGGCCACCTCCAGCGCCTTGCCGGGCAATCCCTTTGCCCCGCCAGGGCAGGACTCGATGCAGGCGTTGCCGTGGACGATCCTCACCTATGTCCGGCGCACCCATGAGGCGGTGCTCATTGGTGATGCCTCCAAGCCCCACCCGTTCTCGTCCGATGCGTATCTGACGCGCAGCAAGGCGCGCTCGGTGCTGTGCCTGCCGTTGATGCGCCAGGAGCAATTCTCCGGAGCGCTGTATCTGGAGAACAACCTGGCCACCAACGCCTTCAGTCCCGCGCGTCTGGCGTTGCTCGGACACATTGCCTCGCAGGCGGCCATCTCCATTGAGAATGCACGGCTCTATGCCGACGTGGAGCGTGCCCGGGCGGAGCTGCGGGAAGCGAACGATGAGCTCGAGCAGCGGGTGAACGAACGCACGCGCGAGCTCACGCAGGCCCAGGCCCGGCTGGTGGACACCGCGCGCGCGGTCGGAATGGCCGAGGTGGCCTCCAACGTGCTGCACAACGTGGGCAACGTGCTTACCAGCGCCGTCATCAACCTCGAGATGATGCACCGCGCGGTCGGCTCCTCACGCGTCGGCCGGTTGAAGCAGGCCACCGCCCTGATTCTGAAGCACCGCGAGGGCTTAGCGGACTTCCTGGCCCCAGGGGCGCGCGGTGGCAAGCTGCCGGGCTATCTGGCCGCGCTGGCTGAAGAGCTCATCGGAGAGCAGACGCGCTTGGTGGAAGACATCGACGCGATGAGCCGGCACATCGCGCACATCCGTGCCATCGTCCATGTGCAGCAGACGTATGCCAGGACGTCGCTGATGACGGAGGAGTGCAACCTGGCCCAGCTCATCGAGGATGCCCTGCGCATCCAGATGGCGGCGCTCAATCGTCACGGGGTGGCCGTCCGGCGCCAGATCGCTCCGATCCCCCCGCTGAAGGTGGACAAGCACAAGGTGTTGCAGATTCTCATCAACCTTATCAGCAACGCGAAGCACGCGCTGGACGAGGTGCCCGAGGGAAAGCGCAACATGTGTGTGCGGCTGGTGGTGGTGGGCAACCGGGTACGTATCCAAATAGAGGATGATGGGAGGGGCATCACACCGGAGATACGGGAGAAGCTCTTCACGCACGGCTTCACCACGCGCCATGACGGCCACGGCTTCGGCTTGCACTCGAGCGCGCTGGCGGCGCAGATGCTGGGTGGCCACCTCACGCTGGAGAGTGAGGGCGCGGGCAAGGGCGCCGTGGCCACGCTTGAGTTTCCGCTCTCTTGAGCCCGGGCACCGGCAACGCCCAGGCCCGGCGCAAGGCGCTGAGCGCGTCAGGAATATGGCGAGGAGTTCGAGAGCGCGTAGGCGTTCCCGCCCGGCTGGCTCATGGGAGCGCCGGTCTGGGTGCCACGCGTCGAGCTTCGATGGGCAGCAGCCACTCCCGGCGGGCCCCCTCTCGAAGCTCGTGCCGGCGCCCGGCATGGGCGCGCCCCGGGCCCTCGTTGACCTGCCGCTCTACGGGGGAGGCCCCTCGGCGCACGCCTTCAGGTCCCGCGCGCGGCGAAGCTGGAACCGGTGAAGGCCCTGCGAACGGAATAGCGGTCAGGCTGCGCTTCGGGTGGCCAGCCGCTCGATGCTACGCGTGTGGGCCCGGGCAAAGAGCAGCAGGGCCAGGGTGGCGCCGCACAGGCACATGAGCATGTCCCACTGAGCGTCCCAGATGTCCCCCTGGGTTCCGAGGAACGCATCGCCTCCTTGAGGATCCAGGACCAGCGCCGCCCACCACTCCAGCAGTTCGTAGAAAGCGCTGAAGGCGAGCGCCACCGAGCCCGTCAGGAAGCTCAACCACCCGCCCTGGCGCAGCGGGGTCCGCCGCATCAGCACCTCGCGGATGATGAAGGCGGGAAAGAACCCCTGCACGAAGTGGCCCACCCGGTCATAGGGATTGCGCGACAGGCCGAAGGTGTCACGCGCCCAGTTGCCCAGCGGGGTGAGCGCATACGTGTAGTAGGCCCCATAGGTCAGCACCAGGACGTGCAGGAAGACGCAGACGTAGACCCAGCGGGACATGGGAAAGCGGCGGAAGGTGGCTGCCAGCACGGCGATGCCGATGAGCCCGGGGCCCGTCTCCAGCAACCAGTTGAGCCGGCCCGCCGGGGTGAAGATCAACGTCGGCAGCAGCACCAGCAGCAACGCCGCCAGGAGCGCAAGGGGCCACCGGGCCTCGTCGGAGGTTCCGCGGACGGCTGGAAAGATGGGGGGCAGGGAGACGGAGGCCATGGGGGCGCAGCTTGGCACAAGTGGATGGCGCGATGGAGAACTGTCGCCTGCCAATGATTTCCTCATTGCGACAGCTTGATCACCGCAAGGCTTGCCATGGCTCGGGTCATTGCCTCGCTGCCCTAGCTTGACTGCGCATAAGGAGGATAGGAGGGGGGCCCCCGTGCTGGGGCCAGTCTCCCAGGCAGTGTGGGCAGCCCCAGGTGCTTCCTGCCTCGTCGCTGCTCAAGGCGGCTCACTTGCCTCTTCCGGCTTCGGCTCTGCCCCCGCTTGAGGGAGCAGAAATGGCCGGAGTTTCGCGCCCGGAGCGAAGACAACTGGTGGGCTCCCACGGAACTCCGCCAAGCCCGCGCTGGGAGTGCCGTGCTGGGCAGTCTTACGGAAACGGCGCTCGACCGGGTTAGAGCGCTCTCGCCAGAGGCTCCGAGCGGCGGCTTCGATTGCCGCCGCTTCCAGGCCGAGCAACCCGCCGCTTTCAAGGCGCCACCCTCTGAGAACGGGGGCTGCGCCTGCATTTTCGGGACCAAATCCGGGGAGCACATAGACGCATAGCGTCCTTCCCGGATGGGCCACCTTGGACCGGCCTCGGCACGCTGGAGGAACTGTGAGGATATCGACGAGACTGCATCCATGAAGCTTCTCTGCCTTCTTCTCTCAGCCCTCGTAGCCTCGATTCCAGCAGGGGTGGGCCCTCCTGTATCAACTCCCATCGAACAAGCAACTTCGTCTGCCGAAGCTCCTGGGTCTGTCAGGCAGCAAGCCGTCGCTGGTGGGGTCAGAGCGGGAAAGTCCTTCACGAAGAAACAGAAGCAGGTCACCAAGGAGAAGAATGCACAGAAGAACGACGGCACGACTCGCTGCGAGAACTGCGATACCGAGACCGTTCCGGGCAAAAAGCATGAGAAGGGTGTGACTCCCCCTTTGAATGAGACTCAGGTCGATCACAAGACTCCAAGATCGAAAGGTGGACCTGGCGAGGAGGACAACGCCCAGGTGCTCTGCCGGGACTGTAACCTCAAGAAGGGCGACAAGGACCCGACACCCGAGGAAGCACAGTGACCGCCTCCCGTGCAGATGATCTGGTCAAGGTCGTCGTCAAGTTGGAGAAGGACGAGGACGATTACCCACCTGCGGACTACGAGGGCTTGTGGGCCCGCCCTCTGGGAGAGGGGCTGTTCCAAGTCGACAACATCCCCTTCTTCGCGAAGGGCATTGCATATGGAGACATCGTTTCGGCTGTGATCGAGCCACGGGAACTCCGGTTTCGAGAGGTCGTGCGTCCCTCGGGCCACGGCACACTGCGCCTCATCATCTACGACGAGAAGGAGGTCTCCACCATCAGCGCGCTCCTGGAGAAGATGGGGTGTGCGATCGAGAGGAGCCACATTCCGGGTCTCATCTCCGTGGATGTCCCGCCCGCTGTTTCTCTGGCTGTGTTGAAGCCAATCCTGGATGAAGGTGAGGCACAGGAGCGCTGGGGCTACGAGGAGGCGTGTCTTCCCTCGACAAGAAGGTAGAACCGGTTATGCGATCAGGACTTGCATTGCTGCCTCGCCGCTGTCTCAGGGTAAGATCTCGCCATGCCCCGTCGTGACGGGCTCCGGCCTCTCGTGAGACCTCCCTTGGCCACACGCCAGGAGGTGGTCCATGGAGTTGGAGAAGGAGCTGGAGCAGTTCCGTCAGGAAGCGCAGCGATTGAAGGCCGGGCGGCGCAGTGGCTCGTTGCCATTCCCCGAGGCGCTGCGCGCCTTCGCGGTGCGCTACGCCGAGCACACCGTGGCGAAGGGTGGGACGGTGACGGACGCGGCGCAGAAGTTGGGGGTGTCCGGGCCGACGCTCTACGAGTGGCGCAAGGGGCGCCCCGCGGGACACCGCCGTCCGAAGCCCGCCGAGAAGGGCGCGGCTCTGGTGCCGGTGCACGTCAGCGAGCGTCCTGCCAGAGCTGAGGGGGCGGGAGTGCCACAGGTGGCGCTGGTTTCGCCGGGCGGCTGGCGAGTCGAGGGGCTGACGCTGGAGGCCGCTGCCCAGCTGTTGGGGAGACTGGGGTGCTGACGCCCACACGCGCCGTTCGCGTCTTCGCGTACGCGGCCCCGGTGGACATGCGCAAGGGCTTCGATGGACTGGGTGCCCTCGTCGAGCAGCAGATGGGGCGGCAGCTGCTCAAGGGCGACGTCTTCCTCTTCGTCGGCCGCAGCCGTCGCCGGGCCAAGGTGCTGCACTTCGACGGCACAGGCCTGGTGCTCCTCACCAAGAGACTCTTCCGGGGACGCTTCGCTCGGCCCTGGTGCGAGCAGGGCGCGCAGGAGGTGGAGCTGACGGTGAGCGAGCTGTCGCTCTTCTTGGAGGGCTGCGAGCTGGCCGGAAGGTGGAGGCTGTCGCCTCCGGCGGTGGACGAGAAAGTCCTTGCGGTAGGCAGTGCCTTGTAGCACCTGTCAGGTAGGCATGACGCGCGTCGAGCAGCTGCGAGACTTGGAGACGGCCAAGCAGGTGGCGGCGCTGCTGGAGGCGGAGAATGCCCGGCTGCACCAGCGCCTCGAGGCGCTCGTCGCAGAAGTTGCCCGGCTCAAGGGCGAGGACGCCCAGGCGCACCTGCAGATGGAGCTGACGCAGCTCAAGGAGCAACTGGCGCTCATGCAGCAGCAGCTGTTCGGCGCCTCCAGCGAGAAGCGTGGCGACAGGCCGCCGAAGCCTCCGCGTGCCAGGCCGCAGCGCGGCCACGGCCCCAAGGCTCAGCCCGAGCTGAAGGTACAAGAGGTGCTGCTGCCCTTGGACGAGGCGGACCAGGTCTGCGGCCTGTGCGGCAGCGGCCTGCACGCATGGGAAGGCCAGACGGAGGACTGCGAGGAAATCACCGTCGTCGAGCGAAGCTTCCTGCTGCGGCGGGTGAAGCGGCAGAAGTACCGCTGCGGCCAGGGCTGCGCGCCGGTGACGGCGCCGGCCCCGCCGCGCCTGATTCCAGGCGGCCGCTACTCGGTGGACTTCGCCGTCCACGTGGCACTGATGAAGTACGGTTTCCACCTGCCGCTGGCCCGCCAGGAAAGGCTCTACGCGCGCGAGGGCCTGGGGGTGGAGGCGCAGACGCTCTGGGACCCACTCGAGGCGCTCGCCCGGCACCTGCAGAAGTCCTACGAGGCACTGCTGGCCGAGGTCTTCACCTCGCCTCTCATCCACGCGGACGAGACGCATTGGTACCTGCTGGACAAGGGGCCGGGCACCAAGTGGTACGCGTGGACGGTGGCCTCGCCCGACACCGTCTTCCATCGCATCTACCCCAGCCGCTCCGGGGTGACGGCGCGCACCGTGCTGGGCGACTACGCGGGTGTCGTCCTGGTGGATGGGTATGCGGCCTACCAGACGGCGACGAAGTCCGGCGCGGACGGGCCCTGTCCGGCAACCCTGGCCTTTTGCTGGGCGCACGTGCGCCGCAAGTTTTTCGAAGCCCAGAACTTCGCCCCTGCCTGCAAAGAGGTGCTGGACCTCATCGGCGAGCTGTACGCCGTCGAGGCGGACCTACCGGGCTGGTACGCGCTGGAGGGAGAGGAGCGCCAGGCCGCGCTCGCGCACCGGCTCGCCGTACGTCAGCAGAAGTCCACGCCGCTGACGCGGCGAATCCGCGAATGGGCGCACGCGCAGCGCGCTCTGCCCGGCAGCGCCTTTCGCAAGGCCATCGAATACATGCTGAACTTGTGGTGTGGGCTGACGGTCTTCCTCACCCAGCCGCAGGTGCCGCTGGATAACAACCATGTCGAGCGCCAGCTGCGTGACATGGTGATAGGCAGGAAGAACCATTACGGCAGTAAGTCAAAGCGGGGCACCGAGGTGGCGGCCCTCTTCTACTCGCTCATCGAGACAGCGCGGCTGCGAGGAGAGGACCCGGGCCACTACCTGCGGCGCGCTGCGCTCGCCGCCATCGAAAACCCGGGCACCGTGACGCTGCCGAAGGCCCAGAGCTGACCACCGCTCCCGCTGTGCGGCCCGGGCGGGTCAGCTCAGTGTCGGGACGGGGCACGGCGAGGTCTTACGAGGTTGTAAATGTTCGCCGTACCCCATCACCACCCGGAGTACTAGCAGGCTGCTGAAAAAGTCCTCCGGACTCCTAACGACCCACTACCCAATGGATAAGAGATTTGCGCCCTCCTCTATGGGTCGTAGGTCGATAGGGTGCTCCACCACTTTTTCAGCAGCCTGCTAGGGCCGAGGAGTTGTGGGGCGGAGTACAAGGGACGGGTGACGGTGCTCGGATTTTCGGTAGTAGCGTGAGCGGCACGCAGGAGATCGTCGCCTGGGCCTTCGCCCCGCAGACTGGCCACTTCGACGGGCGACTAGAAGATGCTCGGCACGCGAACACCCACGGTGTACCGTGCAAGGGTGCCACAGTTCGCCGAATTCGAAGAGAAGGAGTTCGAGGGTCCGCTGAACACTCAGCTTTGTCTTGGCACACCTATGTGGTCGCCGGGGCAGGTGCTCGAAGCGATCGTAGGGTTCGACGTTGCCCTGATGGTTCAGGACTCGGTGTTCTGGGGGCAGCAGGGCTTCGCAGCGCTCCCCCAGGGTGCTGCCATCCATTCTTCCTGGTGGCATTCGGCCATCGCACACTTGGCTGTGCAGGTCCCGAGCCCACCATCTTTTCGCCTCAACTTGTTCTTGCAGTACAAGCGCCCGCAGTACCTCCACGTAGCACAGGCAGGTGAATGGTCTGACTGGCAGAAGGCCTACTACCGGTTCAGGACTATGGCCCACCAGCAGAGCGCTCTGGATGCCTGCGCTCAGGCACTTGGGGCCAATGGGCTTGTCGCCTATGCGAGTCCAGCGTTCCACTCTCGCGTGGCTCTCTACAGGCACGTCGAGCATCGAACGCTCCGAGCCAACACCCACTTCGCCCCAGCTTCGCGCCTAACTGGACACGAGCTTTACACGTACGTAGACGCTACAACGCCGGGCAAGGCGCACAGCGAAGTAGTGAAGGTCGAGCCATTGCGTTTCCTCAGTGGTGGAAACGGAGGAGGGCCGCCACCAGGGCCACGGGGAGACGGTGGCAACCGGCAGCCAGCGGAACTGCTCGCGGACGCACGACGCGCAGCCGCTGCAGCCATCGCGGCGAGTTCTCAGGTCGTTGGGAACGCGGCACTCTTTCGCGCCGCTGTTCAGCGCGCAGCCGAGTTCCTTCGTACGGTGTTCCCGCCGGTACCTGAAGCCTACGAGCCGCCCGTGCAGGACTTCATTTTCGCCGCCACCTTTTCATCGATGTCAGGAGTGGGATGGAGGATCATCTAGGCCCCTGGACCAGTTGGAAGACATCGGTGTCTGCTC is a genomic window containing:
- a CDS encoding aldo/keto reductase, translated to MALNSYLTLGHSGLRVSPFCLGTMTFGEDLGWGSSVDTSNGIMDRFIERGGNFLDTANQYTRGHSEKIIGDHLGKAPGKRHRVVIATKFFSNLFPEDPNGGGTGRKSLMAACDESLRRLQTDYIDLYWMHLYDANTPIEETMRALDDLVRVGKVRYIGFSDTPAWKVAQAQLLAQFKGWSPLIALQIEYSLLERTVEGELVPMARELGLGITPWSPLKGGVLSGKYTRQNAGKVKSDRGMWVEGNLGEKAYAIVEVLQNVAQELNSTVARVALAWVQGRPGVASTLIGARTLEQLDNNLGALDLTLTPQQVAALDEVSTPALNFPAGLLPSAPMIMHPGLTVNGITAPPFSMAPPSDKERW
- a CDS encoding trifunctional serine/threonine-protein kinase/ATP-binding protein/sensor histidine kinase, which translates into the protein MLDIPGYKVLGTIRATGSNVLFHAVREADGLPVILKTPMAPTPGPSERERYRREFGILQRLRGVRGVAKPYACELIRERPVLLLEKIQGEPLSEFVAQPLGVPRCLAVAISLASALAEIHCRHVIHKDIKPSNLILEPSGEARLIDFGAATLQKIEHLDAAPAHLIEGTLAYMSPEQTGRMNRAVDYRTDFYSLGVTLYELLTGQRPFQGRDALEWFHAHMAQIPRPPHELNPSVPQALTAIVEKLLAKVAEERYQSAEGLKADLEQCREGLLQDTLEGFTPGAHDAPHQFQLPQRLYGREAQVSTLIQGFERVISSGKPELFLVSGYSGIGKSSVVHELHRPVVQRRGFFLSGKFDQFQRDIPYATLAQAIRGLMQQLLAGADEDVAKWRERLNQAWEGAGQALVDLVPQLEVLVGEQPPLQALPPRETQYRFHRVIRQFLQVFATPEHPLVIFLDDLQWADLASLQLIQQLLSQPEFLTVQWIGAYRDNEVSPSHPLTLVLNEVSKAGARITRMGLEPLSLAQVEQLIGDTLPGVREDMAIPLSVLVHEKTGGNPFFLLQWMVTLNQDGLLVREPGGGWRWDAASVQAKGYSDNVVDFMVGKLRQLPSGTQHLLRLAACVGNDFSLQMLRTLAGLEEVGDVEQGLESALQEGMLARTGPEKYRFLHDRIQQAAHALISQAEGRSVHLRIGRLLLKSLPPEQVGEAIFDVVSQLNVGAELMDDPGERHLVARLNAEAGRKAAAAMAPLPAITYFTAAFALIPGDPWETDDELAFKVLSSRAKCELQCGNAAGARQLAEELLLKARTRADTTAAYCLKSTSCLVSGEIQEGTACMLECLAKLGMPMSQNPAWTEVLAAHEEVWTLLGDRPIESLIDLPPMTDPDMKMVMEALSTAFTSAYFSGPQLLIIVLSRMVSLTFRHGFTETAMRGLGWFGVLTGFMFKRYQEGTALGRLAYGLVERHNMATCRAQVLSSLENISYWTQPFSAVQEIALSGLHHALQLGDFQSASFFSVSTLGNRLVLGHALDDIHQESVSRGEFLHKAGFQDCQDMLLIYQRYVQQLRGHSLSFGTLNGEGFEEQAFEARLTPGRMPPLRCMYWIVKLQSRFMCGAWGEAREAAGRAAGLLGSMTGSILVKDYHFFSAMTLAACFDEEAPEKQQQSFKAILSHHQQLVEWAEQCAENFRALERMVAGELARLEGRGDDATCAYEEAICAARESGATHCVALASELAANFWRTRKASIVSHAFAREARAAYLRWGARGKVQHLDAQWPHIEAPVPADGSSTSSTESSQIDAITVVKSQQAISGEIVLERLVTTLLQAAIENAGAQRGALLLPGGDTLSVAATSSALPGNPFAPPGQDSMQALPWTILTYVRRTHEAVLIGDASKPHPFSSDAYLTRSKARSVLCLPLMRQEQFSGALYLENNLATNAFSPARLALLGHIASQAAISIENARLYADVERARAELREANDELEQRVNERTRELTQAQARLVDTARAVGMAEVASNVLHNVGNVLTSAVINLEMMHRAVGSSRVGRLKQATALILKHREGLADFLAPGARGGKLPGYLAALAEELIGEQTRLVEDIDAMSRHIAHIRAIVHVQQTYARTSLMTEECNLAQLIEDALRIQMAALNRHGVAVRRQIAPIPPLKVDKHKVLQILINLISNAKHALDEVPEGKRNMCVRLVVVGNRVRIQIEDDGRGITPEIREKLFTHGFTTRHDGHGFGLHSSALAAQMLGGHLTLESEGAGKGAVATLEFPLS
- a CDS encoding DUF2238 domain-containing protein, which produces MASVSLPPIFPAVRGTSDEARWPLALLAALLLVLLPTLIFTPAGRLNWLLETGPGLIGIAVLAATFRRFPMSRWVYVCVFLHVLVLTYGAYYTYALTPLGNWARDTFGLSRNPYDRVGHFVQGFFPAFIIREVLMRRTPLRQGGWLSFLTGSVALAFSAFYELLEWWAALVLDPQGGDAFLGTQGDIWDAQWDMLMCLCGATLALLLFARAHTRSIERLATRSAA
- a CDS encoding HNH endonuclease, which produces MKLLCLLLSALVASIPAGVGPPVSTPIEQATSSAEAPGSVRQQAVAGGVRAGKSFTKKQKQVTKEKNAQKNDGTTRCENCDTETVPGKKHEKGVTPPLNETQVDHKTPRSKGGPGEEDNAQVLCRDCNLKKGDKDPTPEEAQ
- a CDS encoding DUF4265 domain-containing protein, with amino-acid sequence MTASRADDLVKVVVKLEKDEDDYPPADYEGLWARPLGEGLFQVDNIPFFAKGIAYGDIVSAVIEPRELRFREVVRPSGHGTLRLIIYDEKEVSTISALLEKMGCAIERSHIPGLISVDVPPAVSLAVLKPILDEGEAQERWGYEEACLPSTRR
- a CDS encoding transposase, which translates into the protein MELEKELEQFRQEAQRLKAGRRSGSLPFPEALRAFAVRYAEHTVAKGGTVTDAAQKLGVSGPTLYEWRKGRPAGHRRPKPAEKGAALVPVHVSERPARAEGAGVPQVALVSPGGWRVEGLTLEAAAQLLGRLGC
- the tnpB gene encoding IS66 family insertion sequence element accessory protein TnpB (TnpB, as the term is used for proteins encoded by IS66 family insertion elements, is considered an accessory protein, since TnpC, encoded by a neighboring gene, is a DDE family transposase.), with translation MLTPTRAVRVFAYAAPVDMRKGFDGLGALVEQQMGRQLLKGDVFLFVGRSRRRAKVLHFDGTGLVLLTKRLFRGRFARPWCEQGAQEVELTVSELSLFLEGCELAGRWRLSPPAVDEKVLAVGSAL